In one window of Rhizobium sp. ACO-34A DNA:
- a CDS encoding hydrolase, whose translation MSDINTALIVIDAQESFRQRPYWNQTKAASYLERQQALIDGARAAGIPIVRIFHVDADAPFSLESGFVRTLSELRLEPDVTFHKSRHSALVGSGLDVWLVENGIRRLIISGIRTEQCCETTTRHASDLGWNVDFVSEATLTFPMTHASGETFDADAIRKRTELVLAGRFARIATVEEALGKKALAA comes from the coding sequence ATGTCCGATATCAACACCGCTCTGATCGTCATCGACGCGCAGGAATCCTTCCGCCAGCGACCTTACTGGAATCAGACGAAGGCCGCGTCCTACCTTGAACGCCAGCAGGCGCTGATCGACGGCGCCCGCGCCGCCGGCATTCCGATCGTGCGTATCTTCCATGTCGACGCCGACGCGCCGTTTTCGCTGGAAAGCGGCTTCGTGCGCACGCTTTCCGAACTGCGGCTCGAGCCCGATGTCACCTTCCACAAGAGCCGGCATTCGGCGCTGGTGGGTTCCGGCCTCGATGTCTGGCTGGTGGAGAACGGCATCCGCCGGCTGATCATCTCCGGCATCCGCACCGAGCAATGCTGCGAGACGACGACCCGGCATGCCTCCGATCTCGGCTGGAATGTCGATTTCGTTTCCGAGGCGACGCTGACCTTCCCCATGACCCACGCCTCGGGCGAGACCTTCGATGCCGATGCGATCCGCAAGCGTACCGAACTGGTGCTGGCCGGCCGCTTCGCCCGCATCGCGACCGTCGAGGAAGCGCTCGGCAAGAAGGCGCTCGCCGCATGA
- a CDS encoding alcohol dehydrogenase, translated as MQMRALGRTGLSISPVVFGGNVFGWTADEKTSFDLLDTFFDAGYNAIDTADVYSAWVDGHEGGESEIVIGNWLKRGHIARDKAVIVTKVGFDNNGRKTGLSAKWIAEAVEASLRRLQTDYIDLYLSHAPDADVPHEETLGAFARLKEQGKVRAIGCSNFDADQLAASFAVSRANNLPRYDVIQPEYNLYTRNKFEGALGDLCVAEDIGVISYYALAAGFLTGKYREAKDTEGAARGYRVNDYLNDKGFRILAALDQVSKETGATPAAIAIAWVAARPGITAPIASATSLRQLESMIAAGRLQLSDAQMALLNAAGA; from the coding sequence ATGCAGATGCGCGCACTCGGCCGTACCGGCCTTTCGATCTCCCCGGTCGTCTTCGGCGGCAACGTCTTCGGCTGGACGGCAGATGAAAAGACCTCCTTCGACCTGCTCGACACCTTTTTCGACGCCGGCTACAACGCCATCGACACGGCCGATGTCTATTCCGCCTGGGTGGACGGCCATGAGGGCGGCGAGAGCGAAATCGTGATCGGCAACTGGCTGAAGCGCGGCCATATCGCCCGCGACAAGGCGGTGATCGTCACCAAGGTCGGCTTCGACAACAACGGCCGCAAGACGGGCCTCAGCGCGAAGTGGATCGCGGAAGCCGTGGAGGCTTCGCTCCGCCGGCTGCAGACCGATTACATCGACCTCTATCTCTCCCACGCCCCGGATGCGGACGTACCCCATGAGGAAACGCTCGGCGCCTTCGCCAGGCTGAAGGAACAGGGCAAGGTGCGGGCCATCGGCTGCTCCAATTTCGATGCCGACCAGCTCGCCGCATCCTTCGCGGTGTCCAGGGCGAACAACCTGCCGCGCTATGATGTGATCCAGCCGGAATACAATCTCTACACTCGCAACAAGTTCGAAGGCGCGCTTGGCGATCTCTGCGTCGCGGAGGATATCGGCGTCATCAGCTATTACGCGCTGGCCGCCGGCTTCCTCACGGGCAAGTATCGCGAAGCCAAGGATACCGAAGGTGCGGCCCGGGGTTACCGCGTCAACGATTACCTGAACGACAAGGGTTTCCGCATTCTCGCGGCGCTCGATCAGGTATCGAAGGAAACGGGGGCGACGCCTGCCGCGATCGCGATTGCATGGGTCGCCGCGCGTCCGGGCATCACCGCGCCGATCGCCAGCGCCACCAGCCTGCGCCAGCTCGAAAGCATGATCGCGGCCGGCAGGTTGCAGCTCTCCGATGCGCAGATGGCGCTTTTGAACGCGGCGGGCGCCTGA
- a CDS encoding GNAT family N-acetyltransferase gives MSFEIRDARPEDEAAWRRLWAGYLAFYEVTLGEDVVESTWSRILDPQSRVAMRVAVVDGELAGFAIHHYHHSTWVKTPDCYLEDLYLDERFRGHGIGRALIDDLIGIARERGWSRLYWHTDRGNEQARKLYDTYAREDGHVRYRMTLG, from the coding sequence ATGTCGTTTGAGATCCGCGATGCGCGGCCGGAAGACGAGGCGGCGTGGCGCCGCCTCTGGGCCGGCTATCTCGCCTTTTACGAGGTGACGCTGGGCGAGGATGTCGTCGAGAGTACCTGGTCCCGTATCCTCGATCCGCAGTCCCGTGTGGCCATGCGGGTCGCGGTCGTGGACGGGGAACTCGCCGGCTTCGCCATCCATCATTACCACCACTCGACCTGGGTGAAGACGCCGGACTGCTATCTGGAAGATCTCTATCTCGACGAGCGCTTTCGTGGTCATGGTATCGGTCGGGCGCTGATCGACGATCTGATCGGGATCGCGCGGGAGAGGGGCTGGTCCCGTCTTTACTGGCATACCGACCGCGGCAACGAACAGGCACGAAAGCTCTATGACACCTACGCCCGGGAAGACGGGCATGTGCGCTATAGGATGACGCTCGGCTGA
- a CDS encoding LysR family transcriptional regulator translates to MNRIQLSQLAVFAAVAEHRSFRKAADELAIAPSAVSHAVASLETSLGIRLLARTTRSVAPTEEGRRLLDSLTPALHDIDGAVAALADSRAAPAGLLKITMPRPAAEHLIAPRLGDFLARFPDITVELVTADTFEDIVEQGYDAGIRLGESLEADMIAVRACGPLRGAVVATPGYFANHPKPAHPRDLADHRCIRRRFSSGRIYRWEFEKDARTLTVAVDGPLILPDDKLILSACLDGAGLAYLFDARVLEALEMGQLVRVLEDWCPPFEGFYIYYPSRRQMRPALRAFIDFFRHVD, encoded by the coding sequence ATGAACCGGATCCAGCTTTCCCAGCTCGCAGTCTTCGCCGCCGTCGCCGAGCATCGCAGCTTCCGCAAGGCGGCCGACGAGCTGGCGATTGCGCCTTCGGCAGTCAGCCACGCCGTCGCCTCGCTCGAAACAAGCCTCGGCATCCGGCTTCTGGCGCGCACCACCCGCAGCGTCGCGCCGACCGAGGAGGGCCGCAGGCTGCTCGACAGCCTGACACCGGCGCTTCACGACATCGACGGCGCGGTGGCAGCCCTTGCCGACAGCCGCGCCGCGCCGGCCGGCCTCCTGAAGATCACCATGCCACGTCCGGCAGCCGAGCACCTGATCGCGCCGCGTCTTGGCGATTTCCTCGCGCGCTTTCCCGATATCACCGTCGAGCTGGTAACCGCCGACACTTTCGAGGACATCGTCGAACAGGGATACGATGCTGGCATCCGGCTCGGCGAAAGCCTCGAGGCCGACATGATCGCGGTGCGCGCCTGCGGTCCCTTGCGCGGCGCGGTGGTGGCGACGCCGGGCTACTTCGCCAATCATCCGAAGCCCGCCCATCCGCGCGATCTGGCCGATCATCGCTGCATCCGCCGGCGCTTCTCCAGCGGTCGCATCTATCGCTGGGAATTCGAGAAGGACGCCCGGACGCTCACGGTTGCCGTCGATGGACCGCTGATCCTGCCGGATGACAAGCTGATCCTGTCGGCCTGTCTCGACGGCGCGGGACTTGCCTATCTGTTCGATGCCCGCGTGCTGGAAGCCCTGGAAATGGGGCAACTGGTCAGGGTGCTGGAAGACTGGTGCCCACCCTTCGAAGGCTTCTACATCTATTACCCCTCGCGCCGGCAGATGCGGCCGGCACTGAGAGCCTTCATCGATTTCTTCCGGCATGTGGATTGA
- a CDS encoding aldo/keto reductase, producing METRKLGSLSVSALGLGCMGMSYAYGATDEKQAVATLHRAVELGVTFFDTAEMYGPYDNEVLVGRELRAVRDKVVIATKFGFRIDDSKPHGENIVGVDSRPEHVKAVAEASLKRLGTDVIDLYYQHRVDPSVPIEDTVGAMAELVAEGKVRALGLSEAGAATIRHAHAVHPIAAVQSEYSLFSRDPEENGVLATCRELGIGFVPYSPLGRGMLTGAIRKPEDLGTNDFRSQLPRFQAENLAANEALIDLLTAMASERGATAAQLALAWVLHQGKDIVPIPGARKILHLEQNAAAADIVLSSEELARLSTALSPDKVAGKRYSDASLAMTNL from the coding sequence ATGGAAACCCGCAAGCTCGGTAGTCTTTCCGTTTCCGCCCTCGGCCTTGGCTGCATGGGCATGAGCTACGCCTATGGCGCAACCGACGAGAAGCAGGCCGTCGCCACCCTGCACCGCGCCGTCGAACTCGGCGTCACCTTCTTCGACACCGCCGAAATGTATGGCCCCTATGACAACGAAGTCCTTGTAGGTCGCGAACTCAGGGCTGTGCGCGACAAGGTGGTGATCGCCACCAAGTTCGGCTTCCGGATCGACGACAGCAAGCCGCATGGCGAAAACATCGTCGGCGTCGACAGCCGTCCCGAACACGTGAAGGCCGTGGCCGAGGCTTCGCTGAAGCGGCTCGGCACCGATGTCATCGATCTCTATTACCAGCATCGCGTCGATCCCTCCGTGCCGATCGAGGACACGGTAGGCGCGATGGCCGAACTGGTGGCGGAGGGCAAGGTGAGGGCGCTCGGGCTTTCCGAGGCGGGTGCAGCCACCATCCGCCACGCTCATGCCGTTCACCCGATCGCGGCCGTCCAGAGCGAATACTCGCTGTTCAGCCGCGACCCGGAGGAAAACGGCGTGCTCGCCACCTGCCGCGAACTCGGCATCGGCTTCGTGCCCTACAGCCCGCTCGGTCGCGGCATGCTGACGGGTGCGATCCGCAAGCCGGAGGATCTCGGCACCAACGACTTCCGCTCGCAGCTCCCCCGCTTCCAGGCGGAAAACCTTGCCGCCAACGAGGCGCTGATCGACCTCCTGACAGCGATGGCGTCGGAAAGGGGCGCGACCGCCGCGCAGCTTGCGCTCGCCTGGGTGCTGCATCAGGGCAAGGACATCGTGCCGATCCCCGGCGCTCGCAAGATCCTGCATCTGGAACAGAATGCGGCGGCTGCCGATATTGTGCTTTCATCCGAGGAACTCGCCCGCCTGTCGACGGCGCTCTCGCCCGACAAGGTGGCCGGCAAGCGCTACAGCGACGCCTCTCTGGCGATGACGAATCTCTGA
- a CDS encoding GNAT family N-acetyltransferase — protein MPATEIRPLSPGEVETLVGWAGDEGWNPGLADASAFRAADPQGFLGCFVNGVLAAGISAVAYGEDFGFIGLYICHPDYRGKGYGRQAWDAGMAHLAGQTIGLDGVPEQQANYASMGFVPTYQSFRWSGRVTTPSPSPAAPSASTIKVRTATLDLLPAIGAFDRRFFPAERSAFLAEWLSSPRETFVATTAAGIAGYAVLRRCLVGHKLGPLFAVNSDAADALLDACLQRIGAEELQIDVPEAQETFSNRLARLGFTRGFATRRMYRGQAPTVNQSGVYGITTLELG, from the coding sequence ATGCCGGCCACCGAGATCCGCCCGCTTTCACCAGGGGAGGTCGAAACGCTGGTCGGCTGGGCCGGGGACGAAGGCTGGAATCCGGGACTTGCGGATGCGAGCGCTTTCCGTGCCGCCGATCCGCAAGGTTTTCTCGGCTGCTTCGTGAATGGCGTGCTTGCCGCCGGCATTTCGGCCGTCGCCTATGGTGAGGATTTCGGCTTCATCGGCCTCTACATCTGTCACCCGGACTACCGCGGCAAGGGCTATGGCCGGCAGGCTTGGGATGCCGGAATGGCTCATCTCGCAGGACAGACCATCGGTCTGGACGGGGTTCCCGAGCAGCAGGCCAATTATGCCAGCATGGGTTTCGTGCCGACCTACCAGAGCTTCCGCTGGAGCGGCCGCGTCACAACGCCATCGCCATCTCCAGCGGCACCTTCCGCATCAACCATCAAGGTTCGGACAGCAACGCTCGACCTGCTGCCCGCCATCGGCGCCTTCGACCGTCGGTTCTTTCCCGCCGAGCGCAGCGCCTTCCTCGCGGAATGGCTTTCCTCCCCACGGGAAACCTTCGTCGCCACCACTGCCGCCGGAATAGCCGGCTATGCAGTCTTGCGCCGCTGCCTTGTCGGCCACAAGCTCGGACCCCTCTTCGCCGTAAACAGCGATGCGGCCGACGCCCTGCTCGATGCCTGCCTGCAGCGCATCGGCGCAGAGGAATTACAGATCGACGTGCCGGAGGCACAGGAGACGTTTTCCAACCGCCTCGCCCGCCTCGGCTTCACCCGCGGCTTCGCCACGCGCCGCATGTATCGCGGACAGGCACCAACGGTAAACCAGTCTGGTGTCTATGGAATCACTACGCTGGAGCTCGGCTGA
- a CDS encoding Asp/Glu/hydantoin racemase, with translation MRILVVNPNTTRSMTATIADAAHRVANPGTEIVAVTSSMGPVSIEGYYDEAFAVPGLLVEIARAEKAGASAAIIACFDDTGLDAARALAHMPVIGICEAALAATSFIAQRFSIVTTMERSRLPLEHLVHRYGMSGRAKVRAADIPVLSLEDPQSNARDRLRNEIAVALREDKAEAIVLGCAGMADLTAELRREFGLPVIDGVAAAVKQAEALVALGLSTAKRGAYASPINKTYTGALEAFAPAAMARL, from the coding sequence ATGCGCATACTGGTCGTCAATCCCAACACAACCCGCAGCATGACGGCGACGATCGCCGATGCCGCCCATCGCGTGGCAAACCCCGGCACGGAGATCGTCGCCGTCACCTCCTCGATGGGGCCGGTCTCCATCGAGGGCTATTACGACGAGGCCTTCGCCGTTCCCGGCCTGCTGGTCGAGATCGCCCGGGCGGAAAAGGCCGGAGCTTCCGCCGCGATCATCGCCTGCTTCGACGATACCGGCCTCGATGCCGCCCGGGCGCTTGCCCATATGCCCGTGATCGGCATCTGCGAGGCGGCACTTGCCGCCACCTCCTTCATCGCCCAGCGCTTCTCCATCGTCACCACCATGGAGCGTTCGCGCCTGCCGCTCGAACATCTGGTCCATCGCTATGGCATGAGCGGCCGCGCCAAGGTGCGCGCCGCCGATATTCCCGTACTCTCGCTCGAAGACCCGCAATCGAATGCGCGGGACCGGCTTCGCAACGAGATCGCGGTTGCGCTGCGCGAGGACAAGGCGGAGGCCATCGTGCTCGGTTGCGCCGGCATGGCGGACCTCACGGCCGAACTCCGGCGCGAATTCGGCCTGCCGGTGATCGATGGTGTCGCCGCTGCGGTGAAGCAGGCCGAAGCGCTGGTGGCGCTGGGTCTTTCGACTGCCAAGCGCGGCGCCTATGCGTCGCCGATCAACAAGACCTATACCGGCGCGCTCGAAGCCTTTGCCCCGGCGGCCATGGCCAGGCTATGA
- a CDS encoding ABC transporter permease, with product MNSEKRSREFYVLAAFFALFVVFLYGPLSAIVILSFQGENGGLTFPLNGVSVHWFGNLFEQQAVGDFGGSFRRSLALGLMVMVVTVVVSLLAGLAFRRKFIGATALFYLSVASLVVPSIIISLGIGVVFSQAGLQPAWYSSAFGAHLTWTLPFGVLIMFAIFNRFSPSYEEAARDLGANAWQTFRHVVLPMIAPSLIGVGLFGFTLSYDEFARTLMTSGTYNTLPLEIYGMTTNVTTPVLYALGTVTTVFSFLVIAGTLGLIIAMNRRRARG from the coding sequence ATGAATTCCGAAAAACGCTCCCGCGAATTCTACGTTCTCGCCGCCTTCTTCGCACTCTTCGTGGTGTTTCTCTACGGACCGCTCTCGGCCATCGTCATCCTGTCGTTCCAGGGTGAAAATGGCGGCCTCACCTTCCCGTTGAACGGGGTATCAGTGCACTGGTTCGGCAACCTGTTCGAACAGCAGGCGGTCGGCGATTTCGGCGGCTCCTTCCGCCGCTCGCTGGCGCTCGGCCTGATGGTCATGGTGGTCACCGTCGTCGTTTCGCTGCTCGCGGGCCTTGCCTTCCGCCGCAAGTTCATTGGCGCCACCGCCCTGTTCTACCTGTCGGTCGCAAGCCTCGTCGTGCCTTCCATCATCATCTCGCTCGGCATCGGCGTGGTCTTCAGCCAGGCCGGGTTGCAGCCTGCATGGTATTCGTCGGCCTTCGGCGCGCACCTCACCTGGACGCTGCCGTTCGGCGTGCTGATCATGTTCGCCATCTTCAACCGCTTTTCACCGTCCTACGAGGAGGCCGCCCGCGACCTCGGCGCCAACGCCTGGCAGACCTTCCGCCATGTTGTCCTGCCGATGATCGCACCGAGCCTGATCGGCGTCGGCCTGTTCGGCTTCACGCTGTCCTACGACGAGTTCGCCCGCACGCTGATGACATCCGGTACCTACAACACCCTGCCGCTGGAGATCTACGGCATGACCACCAACGTCACGACGCCGGTGCTCTATGCGCTCGGCACCGTGACCACCGTCTTCTCCTTCCTGGTGATTGCCGGCACGCTCGGCCTGATCATCGCCATGAACCGTCGCCGGGCACGTGGCTGA
- a CDS encoding ABC transporter permease: MNTVRFIGVGEEKPKREIRLPAWLPAYLQAAPLALILGCFLLLPILMIGIVSFWDYDFAQMYPDFVTFNYAETLGSWVTWKTYLNTLKFALIVWAITVFIGFWVAYFLAFHIRTTTMQMVLFLVCTVPFLTSNIIRMISWIPVLGRNGLVNSGLIGTGIISKPIEWLLYSDFAVVLAMVHLYTLFMVTPIFNTMMRIDRALVEAARDAGASGRQILTNVIIPLSKPGMAIGTIFVVTLVMADFSTVQVMSGGQSASVALMMKNQMSLLQYPAAAANAVILLVLVLLMVAAILRVVDIRKEL, translated from the coding sequence ATGAACACAGTGCGATTTATCGGCGTCGGCGAGGAAAAGCCGAAACGCGAGATCCGCCTGCCTGCCTGGCTCCCCGCTTATCTGCAGGCGGCGCCGCTGGCGCTGATCCTCGGTTGTTTCCTGCTTCTGCCGATCCTGATGATCGGCATCGTCAGCTTCTGGGATTACGACTTCGCCCAGATGTATCCCGATTTCGTCACCTTCAACTATGCCGAAACGCTCGGCTCGTGGGTGACATGGAAGACCTACCTGAACACGCTGAAATTCGCGCTCATCGTCTGGGCGATCACGGTTTTCATCGGTTTCTGGGTCGCCTATTTCCTCGCCTTCCATATCCGCACCACCACCATGCAGATGGTGCTGTTCCTCGTCTGCACCGTGCCGTTCCTGACGTCCAACATCATCCGCATGATCTCGTGGATCCCAGTGCTCGGCCGCAACGGTCTCGTCAACAGCGGCCTGATCGGCACCGGCATCATCTCCAAGCCGATCGAATGGCTGCTCTATTCCGATTTCGCCGTGGTGCTCGCCATGGTGCATCTCTACACGCTGTTCATGGTCACGCCGATCTTCAACACCATGATGCGCATCGACCGCGCGCTGGTGGAGGCCGCGCGCGACGCCGGCGCTTCGGGCCGGCAGATCCTCACCAATGTCATCATTCCCTTGTCCAAGCCCGGCATGGCGATCGGCACGATCTTCGTGGTGACGCTGGTCATGGCCGATTTCTCGACCGTACAGGTCATGTCCGGCGGCCAGAGCGCCTCGGTGGCGCTGATGATGAAGAACCAGATGTCGCTGCTGCAATATCCGGCCGCCGCCGCCAATGCGGTGATCCTGCTGGTGCTGGTTCTCCTGATGGTCGCCGCCATCCTGCGCGTCGTCGATATCCGCAAGGAACTCTGA
- a CDS encoding ABC transporter substrate-binding protein — MTEKTKTETGGMTRRNLLKTGAAAAGLAAGSGVITGFPTIWAQSNITLRQFGTGVSNINAIAEQCKKDLGITLEMTATDSDAAAQRAVTQPNSYDIADIEYWILKKVYPTGVIQPMETKKLKYYDKVVPLFKNGKLLPDSVIAQGTAPHTVGYVEKPGDKTFAKAETEYFTMMPTIYNADTLGIRPDLVGREITTWADIMDPAFKGKTSILNIPSIGIMDAAMIMEAMGNIKYADKGNMTKEEIDKTIDFLIKAKQDGQFRAFWKSFDESVNLMASGEVVIQSMWSPAVAAVRSKGIACKYQPLKEGYRSWGGGLGLASHLSGAQLDAAYEYINWYTSGWVGGYLNRQGYYSACMETAKGFMTADEWGYWIEGKAAAGDILSPEGKVMEKAGAIRDGGSFEERMGKVACWNSVMDEDRYMVRRWNEFIAA, encoded by the coding sequence ATGACTGAGAAGACCAAGACCGAAACCGGCGGAATGACCCGCCGCAATCTCTTGAAGACCGGCGCGGCCGCCGCCGGCCTCGCCGCCGGCTCCGGCGTCATCACCGGCTTCCCGACCATCTGGGCACAGTCGAACATCACGCTGCGCCAGTTCGGCACCGGCGTCTCGAACATCAACGCCATCGCCGAACAGTGCAAGAAGGACCTCGGCATCACGCTCGAAATGACGGCAACGGATTCGGACGCCGCCGCCCAGCGCGCCGTGACCCAGCCGAACTCCTACGACATCGCCGATATCGAATACTGGATCCTGAAGAAGGTCTATCCGACCGGCGTGATCCAGCCGATGGAAACCAAGAAGCTGAAGTATTACGACAAGGTCGTGCCGCTGTTCAAGAACGGCAAGCTGCTGCCCGACAGCGTCATCGCCCAGGGTACGGCGCCGCATACGGTCGGCTATGTCGAAAAGCCCGGCGACAAGACCTTCGCCAAGGCCGAAACCGAATACTTCACCATGATGCCGACGATCTACAACGCCGATACGCTGGGCATCCGCCCCGACCTCGTCGGCCGCGAGATCACCACCTGGGCCGACATCATGGACCCGGCCTTCAAGGGCAAGACCTCGATCCTCAACATCCCCTCCATCGGCATCATGGACGCCGCCATGATCATGGAAGCGATGGGCAACATCAAGTATGCCGACAAGGGCAACATGACCAAGGAAGAGATCGACAAGACGATCGACTTCCTCATCAAGGCCAAGCAGGACGGCCAGTTCCGCGCCTTCTGGAAGTCCTTCGACGAGTCGGTCAACCTGATGGCCTCGGGCGAAGTCGTGATCCAGTCCATGTGGTCGCCGGCCGTCGCCGCCGTCCGTTCCAAGGGCATCGCCTGCAAGTACCAGCCGCTCAAGGAAGGCTACCGCTCGTGGGGCGGCGGTCTGGGTCTTGCCTCGCACCTCAGCGGCGCACAGCTCGACGCAGCCTATGAATACATCAACTGGTACACGTCCGGCTGGGTTGGCGGTTACCTCAACCGTCAGGGCTACTATTCGGCCTGCATGGAAACGGCCAAGGGCTTCATGACCGCCGACGAATGGGGCTACTGGATCGAGGGCAAGGCCGCCGCAGGCGACATTCTCTCGCCGGAAGGCAAGGTCATGGAAAAGGCCGGCGCCATCCGCGACGGTGGCTCCTTCGAGGAACGCATGGGCAAGGTGGCTTGCTGGAACTCGGTCATGGACGAAGACCGCTACATGGTCCGCCGCTGGAACGAGTTCATCGCGGCCTAA
- a CDS encoding Fe3+/spermidine/putrescine ABC transporter ATP-binding protein: MTKAAEIDIAAVSKVYGTTTAVHAISLKIPAGTYCCLLGPSGCGKTSTLRMIAGHESVSSGDILLGNANVTDLPPAKRGTAMMFQSYALFPHLDLVDNVAFSLKMKGVEKEARQREALEMLKLMQLEPYATRRPAQLSGGQQQRVALARALITKPEALLLDEPLSALDPFLKIRMRAELKKLQTTLGISFIHVTHSQEEAMALADLIVVMNEGRIEQAAHPRTVFERPATAFVARFMGDHNVISGKIAASGEDGPVVEVIGGGRFAARGPSHETGTPADIAVRTDRVRIGQEFAEGLGFTGIVSNIEYRGSSVKLSLSGAGIEDFTAIVSDADFFASPVKVGDAVPLSWPAEDAIVLGRLQH, translated from the coding sequence ATGACGAAAGCCGCAGAGATCGATATCGCCGCAGTCTCCAAGGTATACGGAACGACCACCGCAGTGCATGCGATCAGCCTGAAGATTCCGGCTGGTACCTATTGCTGCCTGCTCGGTCCTTCGGGCTGCGGAAAGACGTCCACGCTCAGAATGATCGCCGGTCATGAGAGCGTTTCGAGCGGAGACATCCTGCTCGGCAACGCCAATGTCACCGATCTTCCGCCGGCCAAGCGCGGCACGGCGATGATGTTCCAGTCCTATGCGCTGTTCCCGCATCTCGACCTCGTCGACAACGTCGCCTTCAGCCTGAAGATGAAAGGTGTCGAGAAGGAGGCCCGCCAGCGCGAGGCCCTGGAAATGCTGAAGCTGATGCAGCTCGAGCCTTACGCCACCCGCCGCCCGGCCCAGCTTTCGGGCGGCCAGCAGCAGCGCGTGGCGCTTGCCCGCGCGCTCATCACCAAGCCGGAAGCCCTGCTTCTCGACGAGCCGCTTTCGGCGCTCGACCCCTTCCTCAAGATCCGCATGCGCGCGGAGCTGAAGAAACTGCAGACCACGCTCGGCATCAGCTTCATCCACGTCACCCACAGCCAGGAGGAAGCCATGGCGCTTGCCGACCTGATCGTGGTGATGAACGAGGGCCGCATCGAACAGGCCGCCCATCCGCGCACCGTGTTCGAACGCCCCGCAACGGCCTTCGTTGCCCGTTTTATGGGCGACCACAACGTGATTTCGGGCAAGATCGCCGCATCGGGCGAGGATGGCCCGGTGGTCGAAGTCATCGGTGGCGGACGCTTCGCCGCAAGGGGACCGTCCCATGAAACCGGCACCCCCGCCGACATCGCCGTGCGCACCGACCGGGTGCGCATCGGGCAGGAATTCGCCGAAGGCCTCGGCTTCACCGGCATCGTCTCGAATATCGAATATCGCGGCTCGTCCGTGAAGCTTTCGCTTTCCGGTGCCGGCATCGAGGACTTCACGGCCATCGTCAGCGATGCGGATTTCTTCGCCAGCCCCGTCAAGGTGGGCGATGCGGTGCCGCTTTCCTGGCCGGCGGAAGATGCCATCGTGCTCGGCCGCCTGCAGCACTGA
- a CDS encoding GntR family transcriptional regulator — protein MSPAPGTQSLIDPNQEDRARAIRDQLRDAIVDRRLAPGTKLSEAEVGTLFDVSRTVVRYALQMLAFEGLVRTERNRGAFVSNPSPEEAMQVFASRRLIEPGIVAAAAERITAADIAGFREQLREEERFRSERGASARRAEIKASGDFHLMLARVAGNAILEKFMDELVARSSLVIALYGRTGVSSCGHDEHGEILDALENKDVARATECMLHHIAHIEADLDLRIGEALTLKDALNL, from the coding sequence ATGTCGCCCGCTCCCGGAACCCAGAGCCTGATCGATCCCAATCAGGAGGATCGCGCACGCGCTATCCGCGATCAGCTGCGCGATGCCATCGTCGACCGGCGTCTGGCGCCCGGCACGAAGCTTTCAGAAGCCGAAGTCGGCACGCTGTTCGATGTCAGCCGCACCGTGGTTCGCTATGCGCTGCAGATGCTGGCCTTCGAGGGACTGGTGCGCACCGAACGCAATCGCGGTGCCTTCGTCTCCAATCCCTCGCCGGAAGAGGCCATGCAGGTCTTCGCCTCGCGTCGGCTGATCGAACCCGGCATCGTCGCGGCCGCCGCCGAGCGGATCACCGCTGCCGATATCGCCGGTTTTCGGGAACAGTTGAGGGAAGAGGAACGCTTTCGCAGCGAACGGGGCGCGAGCGCGCGGCGCGCCGAGATCAAGGCGTCAGGCGATTTCCACCTGATGCTCGCCAGGGTCGCCGGCAACGCCATTCTCGAAAAGTTCATGGACGAACTCGTCGCCCGCTCATCGCTGGTGATCGCGCTTTACGGCCGAACCGGCGTTTCGAGCTGCGGCCATGACGAGCATGGCGAAATCCTCGATGCGCTGGAAAACAAGGACGTGGCCCGCGCCACCGAATGCATGCTCCACCACATCGCCCATATCGAGGCCGACCTCGATCTTCGTATCGGCGAGGCGCTGACGCTGAAGGACGCGCTCAATCTGTAA